Proteins from one Oncorhynchus gorbuscha isolate QuinsamMale2020 ecotype Even-year linkage group LG18, OgorEven_v1.0, whole genome shotgun sequence genomic window:
- the LOC124002780 gene encoding neuronal growth regulator 1-like: MAILFGLLISSLSLYCDFTDAECLVVSPARLVVKHGDPASSNCSSDTPVEMGWEATQGGVGLTDNKVKILRWRVDSMTDWKIKPSCFTDGGLCQKQLNITVYKLPDRVSISYRKYPDPMVEGDQYLLQCLVQNIAPIGRLTVTFYKISATGEQTELDTQQKSKDNINTPQNGTYTLDFTPGRDDDGAQLLCSAMLDLGPEGPQPPPVMDSDRLNTNVHYKPQITMSPGCFSMSITEGDTLSLNCSAKGNPAPSYDWLLSQADSNPMEERSVVTITNIAKSHSGDYTCIARNLLGNSTCTVNVEVTGASCQAAASALVAMLLLQLIHWL; this comes from the exons ATGGCGATTTTATTTGGTCTACTTATTTCATCATTGTCTCTGTATTGTGACTTCACCG ATGCTGAGTGCCTGGTGGTCAGTCCTGCCAGGCTGGTGGTGAAGCATGGAGACCCAGCCTCCTCTAACTGCAGCTCAGATACCCCTGTAGAGATGGGCTGGGAAGCCACCCAGGGAGGGGTTGGTCTAACAGACAACAAGGTGAAGATCCTACGCTGGAgggtggacag tatgACTGACTGGAAGATCAAACCTTCATGCTTCACAGACGGAGGCCTGTGTCAGAAACAGCTAAACATCACAGTTTATA AGCTTCCAGACCGTGTCTCCATCAGCTACAGGAAGTACCCTGATCCGATGGTTGAGGGGGATCAGTACCTGCTGCAGTGTCTTGTCCAGAACATCGCTCCTATTGGGAGACTCACGGTGACCTTCTACAAAATCAGTGCCACTGGTGAACAGACAGAAttagacacacaacagaaatcCAAGGACAACATCAACACACCACAGAATGGGACCTACACCCTGGACTTCACCCCTGGTAGAGATGATGACGGGGCCCAGTTGTTGTGTTCAGCCATGTTGGATCTGGGACCAGAGGGACCCCAACCTCCTCCTGTAATGGACTCAGACCGCCTCAACACCAACGTGCACT acaagcCTCAGATCACTATGAGTCCTGGATGTTTCTCCATGAGCATCACGGAGGGCGACACCCTATCACTTAACTGTAGTGCAAAAGGTAACCCTGCCCCCTCGTACGATTGGTTGCTCTCCCAAGCCGACTCCAACCCCATGGAAGAGAGATCCGTAGTGACCATCACCAACATTGCCAAGTCTCACTCTGGAGATTACACCTGCATCGCCAGAAACCTCCTGGGAAACAGCACCTGTACTGTTAACGTGGAGGTCACAG GAGCTTCCTGTCAGGCTGCTGCAAGTGCCTTGGTGGCTATGCTGCTCCTCCAACTCATTCATTGGCTTTAA